A DNA window from Vanessa tameamea isolate UH-Manoa-2023 chromosome 24, ilVanTame1 primary haplotype, whole genome shotgun sequence contains the following coding sequences:
- the LOC113398119 gene encoding C-terminal-binding protein isoform X2, with protein sequence MDKRKMLPKRARMDSMRGPIANGPLQSRPLVALLDGRDCTVEMPILKDVATVAFCDAQSTSEIHEKVLNEAVGALMWHTIILTKEDLEKFKALRIIVRIGSGVDNIDVKAAGELGIAVCNVPGYGVEEVADTTMCLILNLYRRTYWLANMVREGKKFTGPEQVREAAAGCARIRGDTLGIVGLGRIGSAVALRAKAFGFNVIFYDPYLPDGIEKSLGLTRVYTLQDLLFQSDCVSLHCSLNEHNHHLINEFTIKQMRPGAFLVNTARGGLVDDEGLAAALKQGRIRAAALDVHENEPFNVFQGPLKDAPNVLCTPHAAFYSDASAQELREMAASEIRRAIVGRIPDCLRNCVNKDYFLAGAAPVLAPPAPPIPAPQPPPATYSEGMNGGYYGGGGAQAAHSTTAVHEAPALPPQPAPQPPPPQPPITLPINTSDPANHQMKQESSDVH encoded by the exons GCCCCTAGTGGCATTACTCGACGGTCGAGACTGCACCGTTGAGATGCCAATACTGAAGGACGTGGCGACGGTGGCGTTCTGCGACGCGCAGTCCACTTCCGAGATTCACGAGAAAGTCCTTAACGAGGCCGTTGGCGCGCTCATGTGGCACACCATTATCCTTACCAAGGAGGATCTAGAGAAGTTCAAGGCACTTCGGATCATCGTACGCATAGGTTCCGGAGTCGACAATATAGACGTTAAAGCGGCCGGCGAACTAG GGATAGCTGTATGTAATGTTCCGGGCTACGGTGTAGAGGAGGTAGCGGACACGACGATGTGTctcatattgaatttatatcgaCGGACATATTGGCTCGCCAATATGGTACGGGAAGGGAAAAAATTTACAG GTCCAGAGCAGGTCCGCGAGGCGGCGGCGGGCTGCGCTCGCATCCGCGGCGACACGCTCGGCATCGTGGGGCTCGGCCGCATCGGCTCGGCCGTCGCGCTGCGAGCCAAGGCCTTCGGCTTCAACGTCATCTTCTACGACCCCTACCTGCCCGACGGCATCGAGAAGTCGCTAGGTCTCACCAGGGTCTACACGCTGCAG GACCTCCTATTCCAGAGTGACTGTGTGTCATTGCACTGCAGCCTAAACGAACACAATCATCACCTCATCAATGAATTCACTATCAAACAGATGCGCCCAg GCGCGTTCCTGGTGAACACGGCGCGCGGCGGGCTGGTGGACGACGAGGGGCTGGCGGCGGCGCTCAAGCAGGGCCGCATCCGCGCCGCCGCGCTCGACGTGCACGAGAACGAGCCCTTCAACGTCTTCCAG GGCCCACTGAAGGACGCGCCCAACGTGCTGTGCACGCCGCACGCCGCCTTCTACTCGGACGCGTCGGCGCAGGAGCTGCGCGAGATGGCGGCGTCGGAGATCCGGCGCGCCATCGTGGGCCGCATCCCCGACTGCCTGCGCAACTGCGTCAACAAGGACTACTTCCTGGCCGGCGCCGCGCCCGTGctggcgccgcccgcgccgcccatCCCCGCGCCGCAGCCGCCGCCCGCCACCTACAGCGAAG GCATGAACGGCGGGTACTACGGCGGCGGGGGCGCGCAGGCGGCGCACTCCACCACGGCCGTGCACGAGGCGCCCGCGCTGCCGCCGCAGCCCGCGCCGCAGCCGCCGCCGCCGCAGCCGCCCATCACGCTC ccGATCAACACTTCGGACCCGGCCAACCACCAGATGAAGCAAGAGAGCTCCGACGTCCACTAG
- the LOC113398119 gene encoding C-terminal-binding protein isoform X1 — MDKRKMLPKRARMDSMRGPIANGPLQSRPLVALLDGRDCTVEMPILKDVATVAFCDAQSTSEIHEKVLNEAVGALMWHTIILTKEDLEKFKALRIIVRIGSGVDNIDVKAAGELGIAVCNVPGYGVEEVADTTMCLILNLYRRTYWLANMVREGKKFTGPEQVREAAAGCARIRGDTLGIVGLGRIGSAVALRAKAFGFNVIFYDPYLPDGIEKSLGLTRVYTLQDLLFQSDCVSLHCSLNEHNHHLINEFTIKQMRPGAFLVNTARGGLVDDEGLAAALKQGRIRAAALDVHENEPFNVFQQGPLKDAPNVLCTPHAAFYSDASAQELREMAASEIRRAIVGRIPDCLRNCVNKDYFLAGAAPVLAPPAPPIPAPQPPPATYSEGMNGGYYGGGGAQAAHSTTAVHEAPALPPQPAPQPPPPQPPITLPINTSDPANHQMKQESSDVH, encoded by the exons GCCCCTAGTGGCATTACTCGACGGTCGAGACTGCACCGTTGAGATGCCAATACTGAAGGACGTGGCGACGGTGGCGTTCTGCGACGCGCAGTCCACTTCCGAGATTCACGAGAAAGTCCTTAACGAGGCCGTTGGCGCGCTCATGTGGCACACCATTATCCTTACCAAGGAGGATCTAGAGAAGTTCAAGGCACTTCGGATCATCGTACGCATAGGTTCCGGAGTCGACAATATAGACGTTAAAGCGGCCGGCGAACTAG GGATAGCTGTATGTAATGTTCCGGGCTACGGTGTAGAGGAGGTAGCGGACACGACGATGTGTctcatattgaatttatatcgaCGGACATATTGGCTCGCCAATATGGTACGGGAAGGGAAAAAATTTACAG GTCCAGAGCAGGTCCGCGAGGCGGCGGCGGGCTGCGCTCGCATCCGCGGCGACACGCTCGGCATCGTGGGGCTCGGCCGCATCGGCTCGGCCGTCGCGCTGCGAGCCAAGGCCTTCGGCTTCAACGTCATCTTCTACGACCCCTACCTGCCCGACGGCATCGAGAAGTCGCTAGGTCTCACCAGGGTCTACACGCTGCAG GACCTCCTATTCCAGAGTGACTGTGTGTCATTGCACTGCAGCCTAAACGAACACAATCATCACCTCATCAATGAATTCACTATCAAACAGATGCGCCCAg GCGCGTTCCTGGTGAACACGGCGCGCGGCGGGCTGGTGGACGACGAGGGGCTGGCGGCGGCGCTCAAGCAGGGCCGCATCCGCGCCGCCGCGCTCGACGTGCACGAGAACGAGCCCTTCAACGT gttccAGCAGGGCCCACTGAAGGACGCGCCCAACGTGCTGTGCACGCCGCACGCCGCCTTCTACTCGGACGCGTCGGCGCAGGAGCTGCGCGAGATGGCGGCGTCGGAGATCCGGCGCGCCATCGTGGGCCGCATCCCCGACTGCCTGCGCAACTGCGTCAACAAGGACTACTTCCTGGCCGGCGCCGCGCCCGTGctggcgccgcccgcgccgcccatCCCCGCGCCGCAGCCGCCGCCCGCCACCTACAGCGAAG GCATGAACGGCGGGTACTACGGCGGCGGGGGCGCGCAGGCGGCGCACTCCACCACGGCCGTGCACGAGGCGCCCGCGCTGCCGCCGCAGCCCGCGCCGCAGCCGCCGCCGCCGCAGCCGCCCATCACGCTC ccGATCAACACTTCGGACCCGGCCAACCACCAGATGAAGCAAGAGAGCTCCGACGTCCACTAG